The following proteins are co-located in the Fructilactobacillus carniphilus genome:
- the tpx gene encoding thiol peroxidase — MMKVKLMDHEVELVGTPPVVGDRLPEFTVQNDQNQPVTTTDLLGKPMILCAVPDLNTDVCSMETKKFNQQADQYPAARFVTISNNSIAEQTDWCAAKGVQNLAVLSDEQGEFGQATGLYVPSFKHLARAVFVVDAQGKITYEEILDQIAAEPDYQQALTALEQLL; from the coding sequence ATGATGAAAGTTAAATTAATGGATCACGAAGTTGAATTAGTGGGAACTCCACCGGTAGTTGGGGATCGCTTACCGGAATTTACGGTGCAAAACGATCAAAATCAGCCAGTTACTACTACTGATTTACTGGGGAAACCAATGATTTTGTGTGCCGTTCCAGATTTGAATACGGACGTGTGCAGCATGGAAACCAAGAAGTTTAACCAACAAGCGGACCAGTATCCCGCTGCACGGTTTGTGACAATTTCCAACAACTCGATTGCAGAACAAACGGACTGGTGTGCGGCCAAGGGTGTACAAAATTTAGCCGTGTTATCCGATGAGCAAGGAGAATTTGGTCAAGCCACGGGCTTGTATGTTCCTAGTTTCAAGCACCTTGCTCGGGCCGTTTTTGTCGTAGACGCGCAGGGAAAGATTACGTACGAAGAAATTTTGGATCAAATTGCGGCTGAACCTGATTATCAACAAGCTTTGACGGCTTTAGAACAACTTCTTTAA